The region CGGGGTGGTTCGGCCATTCGCGGCAGTTCGCCATGGCGTCGCGCTACGAGCCGAGCAGCGGCATCGCTCGTTACCTGTGCGGCACCCAGCCGATTACTTCATTGGCGATGGTTGAGTGCGGGCTGGACATTTTCGACCAGACCGACATGGCCAGCCTGCGCCGTAAATCCCTGGCCTTGACCGACCTGTTTATCCAACTCGTCGAGCAGCGTTGCGGCGCTCATGAATTGACCCTGATCACCCCGCGCGAACATGCCCGGCGTGGCAGTCATGTCAGCTTCGAGCATGCCCAAGGCTATGCGGTGATTCAGGCGCTGATCGCCAGGGGCGTGATCGGTGACTACCGCGAGCCGCAGATCATGCGCTTCGGTTTCACCCCGCTGTATACGAGCTTCACCGAGGTCTGGGACGCGGTGCAGATCCTGGGCGATATTTTCGATCAGAAAACCTGGTCCGAGGCGCAATTCCAGGTCCGCCACAGCGTCACCTGAACCGCTGGCAAAACCCGCCATGCAGACGACGTGCTCTCTTTAACAAAAAAAATAGTCAGAGGACATAACAATGACCGATACCACCGGTTTTGAAACCATCTCCAAACGTGAGCATGGCCTCAAGCGCCAGCTGACGTCGGGTCAGATGAGCATGATCGCCATTGGCGGTGCGATTGGCACCGGGCTATTCATGGGCAGCGCTTACGCCATTGGTTACGCGGGGCCGAGCGTGCTGCTCAGCTACGCCATCGGCGCGCTGATCACTCTGTTGTTGATGGGGTGTCTGGCGGAAATGACCGTGGCCCATTCAACCTCGGGGTCGTTCGGTGCTTATGCCGAATTTTATGTCAGCCCACTGGCTGGGTTTCTGGTGCGCTATGCCTATTGGACGGCGATTGTGCTGGCGGTAGGTACGGAAGTGACGGCCGTGGCGATGTACATGAAGTACTGGTTTTCCAATGTGCCGGAGTGGGTGTGGATCGTCTCTTTTTCGAGCATTTTGGTGGTGCTCAACGCCATCAGCGTGAAGACGTTTGGCACCTTTGAGTATTGGTTTTCGACCATCAAGATCGCAGCGATTGTCGGTTTTATCATCTTGGCGGTGTACGTGGTATTTGGCTCCGGCAACGCGCAATACGGCGTGCATAACTACACCGCCTACGGTGGTTTTTTTCCGAAGGGGCTGCAAGGCATGTGGGTCGCGGTGATCGTGTCCATCTTCAGCTACCTGAGCGTGGAAATGATCGCGGTGGCGGCGGGTGAGGCAAAGGACCCGGAGCTGGCAGTGAAGAAGGCCTTTCGCGCGACCATCGTGCGGCTGGTGGTGTTTTACCTGCTGACCCTCGCGCTGATGTTGGCGATTGTGCCGTGGGTTCAGGCCAGTCATGCTCAGAGCCCGTTCGTGACGGTCATGCAAACCATCGGTATTCCCGGCGCGACCGGGGTGATGAACTTCGTGATTCTGATCGCGGCGTTATCGGCCATGAACAGTCAGCTCTACATCACCACGCGCATGATGTTCAGTTTGTCCCGAGGCGGCTATGCCCCCCAATCGATGGGCGTACTGAGCAAGAGCGGGATCCCGCTGAATGCCTTGCTCCTGTCGAGTTCAGGGATTGCCCTGGCGACCTTGCTCAATATCCTTTACCCGGAAAGTTCGTTCACCTTGATGATGGCAATCTCTATGTTCGGCGCCATTTTCACGTGGTTCATGATTTTTCTGACGCACTACTGTTTCCGTCGTTACCACCAGCGTAACGGCGAGCGGACGCTGTCTTTCCGCATGCGTTTTTTTCCGTACACCACATTGTTGGGCATGGTGCTGATGGGCGCGGTGATGATTACCACGTACTTCACCGACGCCTTCAAACTGACCCTGGTTTTCGGGCTGCCGTTCTTGTTGGTCCTGACCTTTGTCTACGCTGTCTTTTTTAGAAAAGCCAAGAGGGTCGTGGCGTTGAGTCCGTTGCCAAAGGTTTAGACACGAGAAGGCCGTAGGCCGGTCGGTGGTTTTCAAGGGTCGCCGAGCCGGCATTTTTCTGGACGGGTCTTGGCGTGCCGGATGACGCCTTGTCGTTCACTTATCAAACCTCTCTCGCATTAAGCATCGGCCCAAATCTTTGGTAACAATCGCCTGTTGATTCGTGCGTTTTAGTCAAATCAATAGTGCGACTTCAGCGCTTACTCCGCGCAACACGGATCGATACGCTGGCGCCATCGAATTCCAGTGATGTGAGACCTTCAATGAAAAAAGTCCTGTTGCTCAATGGCGGCAAAAAATTCGCCCACTCCGATGGCCGCTATAACGCCACCCTGCACCACACCGCCCTGAGTGTGCTGGACCGTGGTGGTGTCGATGTCAAAACCACCTTCATCGACGAAGGCTACGACGTTGCTGAAGAGGTGGCCAAATTTCTCTGGGCCGACGTGATCATTTATCAGATGCCCGGTTGGTGGATGGGGACGCCCTGGACCGTCAAAAAATACGTCGATGAAGTCTTCACTGAGGGGCACGGTAGCCTCTACGCCAGCGACGGCCGCACTCGTTCCGATGCGTCGCAAAAATATGGCAGCGGTGGCTTATTGCAAGGCAAGCACTACATGCTGTCCCTGACCTGGAACGCGCCGCAGCAAGCTTTCGACGACCCGGCCGATTTCTTCGACGCCAAAGGGGTGGACACCGTGTATTTTCCGTTCCATAAAGCCAACGCTTTTCTGGGCATGACCGGTTTACCGACCTTCCTGTGTGTGGACGTGATGAAACGCCCAAACATCGACGCTGATGTGGTGCGTTATGAACGGCATTTGGCTGAGGTGTTTAGCCTCAAGGCGTAACCCTCGGCTACTATCGAAAGCCGGCGTTCTTCACCTTAAGTGGTGAAGGATGCCGTTCACCACTCAAGGTTTACCGCCGGGCTATCGATAAGAGGACACACGTGAAAGCCAGATCCGATGAGTTGCAGGTTTTCGTCTGCGTGATTGAATGCGGATCGATTTCTGCGGCGGCCGAGCAGGTCGGCCAAACGCCGTCGGCAATCAGCCGCACCCTGTCGCGGCTGGAGGCCAAGCTCGACACCACGCTGATCAACCGCACAACGCGGCGCATGGACCTGACCGAGGAAGGCAAATACTTTTTCGAACAGGCCAAGCTGATTCTCAATCAGATGCACGCACTTGAAGAACGCTTGAGTTCACGACAACAAACCCCGTCCGGCCGTCTGCGAATCAACGCTGCCGCGCCCTTTATGCTGCATGCCATCGTGCCGTACATCGACGAGTTTCGCCGTCTCTACCCGCACATTCAACTGGAGCTCAACAGCAACGATTTGATTATTGATCTGCTGGAACAAAGCACTGACATCGCCATTCGCATCGGCGCACTGGCCGACTCGACGCTGCATGCTCGATCGCTGGGTTGCAGCCCTCTGCACATGCTGGCTAGCCCGTCTTACCTTGAGCAACACGGCACGCCTACCGCCGTCGCCGACCTGAGTCAGCACACGTTACTGGGGTTTACTCACAACGATGGCCTCAATCAGTGGCCGTTGCGTCATGCCCACGGTGATCGCTGGCCGATCAGTGCGGCGATCCACGCCTCCAGCGGCGAGACGGTGCGTCACCTGGCGCTGGCAGGTCAAGGGATTGCCTGCCTGTCGCATTTCATGACCATCGACGATATACGCGCCGGTCGCCTGCACGTGCTGCTGGCGGATTTCAACAGCGGTTATCGCCAGCCAATCAATGCGGTGTATTACCGAAATTCACAGCTTGCCCTGCGAATTCAATGCTTCCTGGACTTCATCCAGGGAAAATTGGCGGCTTACGCGATGTCGGATTTTCAGCCTGACTCATGATCGCTCCACGCTCGGTCACTCGTTTGTCGCGTCAGTGAAGGTGGGCGGTTGGCGCTCCCGTAAACCGGGCGGTTGCAGTACCTATCTAATTTTTAATTTAATTTATGAGAACTCTTTCAAAATTTACTACTAGGCTTATGGGCGAATAAACACTATTTGCTCCGATAGTTGGACAGTGCATTATTCGCAGTAAAGGTTCTGCTGGCGCAATGAATGGGTCAGCGGTTGAATACCATGGAGTTATGTATGCAAAAGGAATTTGCAATGGCCACACGCACTCTTGATGTCTTTTATATAAGGCATGTCTCTGGCGACCGCTATGACGTCGCGTCCTCACCCGCTATGACATTCGGCATTGATGCCTGATAGGTACTGATAGGCCCTGATTAGCGCTATTCACTCTTCGAGTGTCGGCACTGTGATCACTAAAAATGGCAAGAACAAGGAGTTGTTATGATCATTTTAGGCATTACAAACAATGACTTATCGGGTGCGTGCCTGGTGCGCGACGGTGAGATTCTGTCGGCGGTCAGTGAAGAGCGTTTTACCCGGATAAAAGATCATAGGGTCTGGCCGGAAAAATCCATTGAGTTTGTATTAAACCAGGCCGGCGTGTCGCTGGAAGATGTCAGTTATGTTGCATATGGGTGGCATTCAGGTTTCAACGCCGATAAACATCTTCAGTTGTACTTCGATCGAATTGTTGAAGAGGTTAAGCATAATCCGCAAGGCCTCGGGCAATTCCGCCAGCGTATAACCGACGAAATAAACAACGATAAAGAAAAAAGAGCGGAGTTCGAGCACTATATTGCAGCCAATGGTTTGAACGGCAAGGCTTATTATATTGACCATCATGAATGTCATGCGCTGGGGGCTTATGTCTGTTCGCCGTTTGACGAGGCGTTGACCCTGACGTGTGATGGCCGTGGTGATTTCCAGTCACTGACCATGACCTGGTACAGCCCGACAGAAAGCACGGTATTGCAGCGGGAAACCAGCATCGACAGCCTGGGCTATTTTTACGGGCGAATGACTCATGTGCTGGGTTACAAACCCAACCGCCATGAAGGTAAGGTCACGGGCCTGGCGGCGTTTGGCGATCCGCAAAAGCTGCTGGGCGTCATGCAACAGATGATTCGCTTTGAAGACGGTCGCATCAAAGCCTGTTGTGGCGATTGGTTCTTGCCGTCCTACCACCACTACAGCGAACCGTTGCACCGTGTGTTCTCCCAGGAAACTCCCGAGGACATTGCCGCCGCCGTGCAACGCCATACCGAAGACCTGCTGGTCGCAACGGTGAGCCATCACCTGGCGCAACGTGGCAGCGCCAACTTGTGCCTGGCCGGTGGTGTGTTTGGCAATGTGAAACTCAATCAGCGCCTGCGTGAAATCCCAGGCATCAACAACGTCTATGTGTTGCCGTGCATGGGCGATGGAGGCCTGGCACTGGCGGCGGCCGTCGGTGCGGCCTACCTTGAAAACGGAACCCGCTTCAAGAACCCGGTGATGACCCTTGGTCCTGATTCGCGAAGCGTGTCCCAGAACATTAACCTCATCAACCGCGACTACCCTGAACTGGGCTATCACACCCCTTCGAACATCATCGATGTGCTGACCGACGCGCTAGTCGAGAATCAGGTGCTGGGCATGTTCAAGGGCAAGATGGAATTCGGGCCGCGCTCGCTGTGCAACCGCAGCATCATTTATCACGCGCAGGACGCCGAGGTGAACGATTGGCTGAACAAACGCATGCACCGCACGGAGTTCATGCCGTTTGGCCCGGTGACGGCTATTGAGCAGGCCGCTGCGTGCTATGTGGGCTGGGCGCCCGATCAGGTGGCGGCCGATACCATGACCATGACCTATGACTGCCATCCGCAATTTCGCGAGTCGAGCCCGGCGGTGGTCCACGTCGATGGCACCGCCCGGCCGCAGATCATCCGGCCGCAAACGGACAATTTCATGCACCGCTTGTTGAACGCCTGGCACGCCAGGACTGGCCAGTCGGCTTTGATCAACACCTCGTTCAACCGCCACGAAGAGCCCATTGTGTGTTCGTCCCAGGACGCACTGGATGCGCTGAAAGAGGGAATGGTCGATCTGGTGGTGATGAGCGAGTCGCTGATTGTCTGGCGCAAAGGCAAAAACAGCTTTACCCAGCAACGCTTCGAATAATGGAATGACGGTTTTCCAGGGCTCCTTGTGAGCCCTGCTTTGGAGCTCTTTTTTGGAGTGTCGAGCGTATGGTTAACGCATGTACCTGATCTTTTTCGGCTTCTTTGCGGCAGAAGGGATCATCTATCCGTTCTGGCCAACCTGGCTCGATTCGCTGGGTTTCAGCGCCAGTCAGATTGGCTTGCTGATTGCTGCGGCCTACTGGCCTCAGGTATTGACCGGTGTGTTCATTACCTACGTCGCCGACTGGCGGGTGGACCAACTGCGCCTGGCCGCGTTTCTCGGGTTCTCGGCCGCGTTCTGTACGTTGCTGTTTTATTTCATGCCGGCCCATTTATGGGTGTTTGTGGGCTTGAGCACCTTGTTCGGCGGCCTGTGGATGGTGGTGTTGCCCTTGTCCGAGGCCTACCTGCTCAAGCGTGACAAGCACGCGTTACAGAACTATGGGTGGGTCAGGGCAGTAGGGTCTTCAGCGTTTATTTTGACCTCGACACTCGGCGGCTTGTTGTTCGCGCAGTTCGGTCAATCCTGGGTGCCCATCGTGATTGCGGGCAGCATGTTGATGACGGCCGTGGCATGTTTGCGTTTGAAGCGCCGCGTTGGCCGGAACGGTTTGCAAACGGTCAGCCACCGCGCTAAACGACCTGACTGGAGGGCGCTGCTTGAGCGCAAACCCTTGCTGCTCGCCATTGCCGCGGCCAGCTTCATCCAGTTGAGTCACACCTTGTACTTTTCCACGGCCTCGATTGGCTGGGGGGTGAAGGGCTACTCGTCGGCGTACATCGGGGGCTTCTGGTCGGTGGCGGTGATAGCAGAAATCACCTACTTCGCGCTGTCGAATAAAGTCCTGTCGGTTTACTCGCCATTGTCTATCGTGATGTTTTCCAGTGTGTGCGCAGCGGCGCGCTGGGCGTTCTTTTCCGACAGCGATGCGATGTCCGTAATCGTGTTCGGGCAATGCCTGCACGCCCTGAGTTTTGCGGCGTATCACTCGGCGATCATGCGCTTGATTCGGGATCATGCGCCCGAGGGGATTCAGGTGTTCACCCAAGGCGTTTATTACTCCCTCGCCGTAGCCTTGCCCATGGGACTGGCCACGCCGTTTGCCGGGTATTTGTATGAGACACAACCGCAATGGTCGTACTACGTGATGGCTTTGTTTGCCTTGATAGGCACAGGGCTGGCGTTGATTGCTCATCAGGGGATGCGAAATACAACTCATGACACAACGAACCTTTACCGCCGTCTGCTTTGACATGGACGGCGTGCTTATCCAGTCTCGCGAGGTCATTGAATGTGCCTGGACCACCGTTGCCCGGCACTACGGTGTGGCCGTCGATCAGGCCTTTATTCGCGAACATATCCACGGTCGCCCGGGCGGCTACACCTTGCAGGCTCTGTTTGGTCAATTCGGCGAACAGCAGCGTCAGGTGATCAAGCGAGAAGTAGATGCCATTGAACAAGTCTCGGCGTGCGCGCTGACGCCCGGCGTGGCTACGCTCATCGCGCAACTGCAAGACGCGGCGGTGCCGCTGGCGTTGGTGACCAGCAGTTGGCGCGAGCGTGTCGAGCATGTCTTGCATCAGCATGACCTGAAGTCAGCCTTCGACAGTATTGTCTGCCGGGATGACGTGCGCAGCGGTAAACCGGCGCCCGACGCTTATCGGTTGGCGGCCGCGCAGTTGCAGCGTCATAGCGATGAATGCCTGGTATTCGAAGACTCATTGAGCGGCGTGCAGGCGGCGATCAGCAGCGGTGCGCTGTGTGTTGGTATTGGCGATGACCTGACGCTGACCGCGCACGGTGCGTCTGGGGTCTATGCGGATTTCGGTGCGTTGCCGGTCTCGATGACGAATACCAAGGCACACGTCTATGACCGCGACGGGCTGTTTATCGGCGTGCCGCTGCCATTCCGGGACGCTCGCTCATGACGCCGACACTGCAACACGCGACCGTTCTTTGGGAGTTCCTCGGTTCGGGGCGCATGCACCGTTCCTGTGAGCTGATTGTCGTCTGCGGTTCCTACGACTTGCGGGTCTGTGATTACGCCTGCGAGTTACTGAAACAGGGCGTGGCGCCGCATCTTTTATTTACCGGTAACACTGGAAACTGGACCCGGCACCTGTGGCAAAGAACTGAAGCCGATGTGTTTGCGCAGCGGGCGCTGGCGCTCGGCGTTTCGGCCGACCAATTCACCCTGGAGTCGCGTGCCACTAACTTTGCCGAAAACATCGCTTATGCCCGAACGCTGTTTCCCGATGTGCAGCGAGCGACATTCCTGACCAAACCCAACGCTATCCGGCGCGTTGCCCTGACCTTGCCGATTCAGTGGCCGGGGCTTGACGCCTGCGTGGACTCGCCGTCGTTCGAGTTTCCCGGACAGGTGAGCAACCTGATCGGGGTCTTGGGCCTGATCGACGAAATGGTCGGGGATGTACACCGAATCATGGTTTACCCTTCGCTGGGCTTCCAGGTTGAGCAAGCGATACCGGACGAGGTGCTGGGGGCTTGGCGTTACCTGATAGAGCAAGGTTTTGACCACCATTTGATCAAAGGTAAAAGCTGATGCCTGAGCCGAGGCGGCAGCGTTTTTTGCCGCAGGGAGACTGACGTGCAGTACGACACATTGATCCGCAATGCCCTGATCATTGATGGAACTAACGCGCCTGGCTATCGCGCCGATCTGGCCATCCACAATGGCCGTATCGAGTGCATCGGCGACCTACGCACCGCCCACGCTGCTGAGGACATCGACGCGGCGGGTCGGGTGTTGGCGCCGGGTTTCATTGATGTACACACCCACGACGACACGGCGGTCATCCGTCAGCCGCAAATGCTGCCCAAGCTCAGTCAGGGCGTCACTACCGTGATTGTCGGCAACTGTGGGATCAGCGCGTCGCCGGTCAGTTTGCGCGGCGATCCGCCAGACCCGATGAACCTGCTCGGCAGCGCGGCAGCATTTGTTTACCCACGGTTCAGCGACTACCGAGCGGCCGTCGAAGCGGCCCATACGACGCTGAATGTCGCGGCGCTGGTAGGCCATACGGCGTTGCGCAGCAATCACCTCGACGATCTGTTTCGCAGCGCCACCGCCACTGAAATCGCCGCGATGCGCGAGCAGTTGCGTGAAAGCCTGGCGGCCGGCGCCTTGGGTTTATCCACAGGCCTGGCCTACGCCAGCGCGTTTTCAGCGTCCACCGATGAAGTCATGCAGTTAACCGAGGAACTGACGGCGTTCGGCGCGGTGTACACCACGCATTTGCGCAGCGAGTTCGAGCCGGTACTGGACGCCATGGACGAGGCCTTCCAGATCGGTCGCCACGCGCAAGTACCGGTGATTATTTCCCACCTCAAGTGCGCCGGCGTCGGCAATTGGGGGCGCAGTCCACAATTGCTGGCAGCCCTCGAATCGGCTGCGAAAACTCACCCGGTAGGCTGCGACTGTTATCCCTATGCCGCGAGTTCTTCGACCCTGGACCTCAAACAAGTCACCGCTGCCCACCGCATCACCATCACCTGGTCTACGCCACACGCGCAGATGGGCGGGCGTGACCTGATCGACATCGCTGGCGAGTGGGGCTTATCCCTGCTGGATGCCGCTCGCCGTCTACAACCGGCGGGTGCGGTGTATTACGGCATGGACGAAGCGGATGTGCGCAGAATCTTAGCTCACCCGTTAACCATGGTCGGCTCTGACGGACTGCCAGAAGACCCGTTCCCGCACCCGCGCTTATGGGGCGCGTTCCCACGGGTACTTGGGTATTTCAGCCGTGATGTCGGTCTTTTTCCGCTGCACACCGCCGTGTACAAAATGACTGGGCTCTCGGCGGCGCGATTCGGCTTGAAGGCGCGTGGCGAAATCCGTACAGGCCATTGGGCCGACCTGGTGTTGTTTGATCCGGCGACCATTCGCGACGTGGCGGATTTCCACGACCCACAACGGGCGGCGGAGGGCATTGACGGGGTGTGGGTCAACGGTGTCCTGAGTTACCGCGACGGGCAGGCCAGCGGTCACCGCGCTGGGCGTTTTTTGGCGCGGGGAGGGGACTTGCGTCAGGGCTTTCATTGATTGGATTATCAATCTTTTGATCGACCTCTCACCTTGGTACGGGGAGATTAAAGAAAGCCGTCTTCAAGCCGAAGCGCTTACATCCAGCCCCTCTGCATGGGCCTTTTCAGTCAAGGAGCAACCTAATGAGCTTCGGTAAAACGACCCCTATCCTGCGGATTTTCGATGAGGCCAAGGCTGTGGCGTTCTACGTCGACTTTCTGGGGTTCACGATCGATTGGCAGCATCGTTTCGAAGCCAACTTCCCGTTGTACCTGCAAGTCTCTCGCGGCGACTGCGTGCTGCACCTGTCAGAGCACCATGGCGACAGCACGCCGGGTTCGGCGTTGCGCATCGAAACCGATCAACTGGAAATGTTCCAGCAGCAATTGCTGGCTAAGGATTACCCGTTCGCCCACCCACAGATCAAGGCCATGCCCTGGGGTAGCCAGGACATGACGGTGATCGATCCGTTTGGCAATCGGTTGGTATTTACCAACGCGATTAGCGTTTGATGCCTTTCAACCGATTGGGGGGGTAAGGTCTGACCCGTGTCAGACCTTGAAGTGACTGACCATCTGCTGCAACTGACTGCCCAACCGCGCCAGTTCAACACTGGATGCGGCGGTTTCGTCGCTGGCGGCGGCGGTCTGTTCGGACACGTCGCGCACGTTGACGATGCTGCGGCTGATTTCTTCGGCGACGGCGCTTTGCTGCTCGGCGGCCGCGGCGATCTGCTGGTTCATCGCCTGAATGTTAGACACCGTGCGGGTGATATTTTCCAGTGACACACCGGCCTTGCGGGTCAGGGCGACGCTGCTGTCGGTCAGGGTGCGGCTGTTGTTCATCACCGCCGATACGTGTTGGGTACCATTTTGCAGACCGGCCACCAGGCCTTCGATCTCCTCGGTGGATTTCTGTGTGCGCTGCGCCAGTCCGCGGACTTCGTCAGCTACCACGGCGAAGCCACGACCGGCTTCACCGGCACGTGCCGCTTCAATTGCTGCGTTCAGCGCCAACAGGTTGGTTTGCTCGGCTACAGCCTTGATCACGTCCATAACGCTGCCGATCTTGTCACTTTCTTTTTGCAGCACGCTCATGGCTTCGGTGGAGCGGGCCACTTCAATGGCCAAGCGCTCGATTTGGGCAATCGCTTCGTTGACTACCTTGTCACCTTCGCGAGCCTGCCCGTCTGCATCGGCCGCCGCTCGGGAGGCTTCTTCGGCGTTACGCGCGACTTCTTGCACAGTGGCTGTCATCTCGTGCATCGCGGTGGCGACCTGATCGGTTTCAATTTTCTGGCTATTGACCCCGGCGCTGGTCTGCTCGGTGACGGCCGACAACTCTTCGGCGGCGCTGGCAATCTGGGTGACGCCATCGCGGATGCCGCTGATCAAGTCGCGCAGGGTGACACCCATACGGCCGATGCCTTGCTGCAACACGCCGAGTTCGTCGCGGCGAGTGACTTTGACGTCTTGGGACAGGTCGCCACCAGCGATACGCTCGACCACTGTCATGGTGTCGCGCAGCGGACCGGTGATCTGCCGGGTGATGACGATGGCGGCAATCACGCCCACCAACAGCGCCAGCAGCGTGCTGATCAATTGCAGGGTGCGGGCCTGGGCACTTTCAGCGTCACGACGGTCGAGTTGGAATTGATACAACTGATCGCTCAGGGTAACGATGGTATTGCCTTGGTCGGTCATTTCCTTGCGTGCCTGCACCGCATCGTTGCTGGCGTTTTCGTAAGCCAGCAAGGCGCTGCGGTAGTTGCCGAGGGCGGTTTCCAGCTGACGCAGGGCATCTTGCTGGGTGTCAGAGAATTGCACGTTCAGTGGTTTGAGCTGGGCGATGGCCAAATCCAGTTGAGCAATCGCTTTTTGTTCATTCTCGGGGGTGGTGTTGCCGGTGTAGCCGCGCACTTCGTAGCGCGCCAGCATGAATGCTTCTTTGGCGGCGGTGATCGACTGGAACTGCTCGAAGCGCTGATCGCTCGGAGGCATTTGCTGCACGCGGGTATTGATGGTGTTGATCATCGTGCTGGCGGCTTCGGCGTTCGCACCCATGGCATCGCGGGCGCCGTTACCGGTGCGGTAGGCGCTACGCATTTTGTTCAGCGAGGCCTGATAAGCGGCGATGGTCGCGGCTTGATCCTTGAGCATTTTGACGTTTTCAGGGTTTTTGAAGCTGCCCAGCAGCGCAGTTTGCTGAGCCACAAAACCGTCGAGGGTGGTTTGCACATTTTGTGCGGCGGTCTCGTCGCCGTTGGTCAGCATGTATTGCAGGCGTACCACGCGCAGCTTGGTCAGGCTGGCGTTGAGCTGGGTGATGTCGCTCATCCAGTTACTGCGGTCAATCAGCCCACCAAGGCTTGTCCAGCCTGTCAGGGCGAGGACGCAAGTCAGTGCCAGGACCAGGCCAAATCCCAGGCCCAGTTTCAGGTTTACACTGATATTGCCGAACCAGCTATTCATCACAATTCCTCCAGGAACGTTGTGTTTCTTTATCTTCAGTTGGCTGGAAGATTGTTTTTTTAAGTGCCA is a window of Pseudomonas sp. DC1.2 DNA encoding:
- a CDS encoding methyl-accepting chemotaxis protein, whose product is MGVTLRDLISGIRDGVTQIASAAEELSAVTEQTSAGVNSQKIETDQVATAMHEMTATVQEVARNAEEASRAAADADGQAREGDKVVNEAIAQIERLAIEVARSTEAMSVLQKESDKIGSVMDVIKAVAEQTNLLALNAAIEAARAGEAGRGFAVVADEVRGLAQRTQKSTEEIEGLVAGLQNGTQHVSAVMNNSRTLTDSSVALTRKAGVSLENITRTVSNIQAMNQQIAAAAEQQSAVAEEISRSIVNVRDVSEQTAAASDETAASSVELARLGSQLQQMVSHFKV